The Anoplolepis gracilipes chromosome 14, ASM4749672v1, whole genome shotgun sequence genome includes a window with the following:
- the LOC140672981 gene encoding uncharacterized protein yields MGSKSRTSKLSVRTANIAVGNKDATLHTITTSGNSITTGKINSSMKKNDGNSENLKSTSESHSATKNASIVNVKQSSSSTTFSSVRPVNTCVNSTVHETNPVKHLKDYVGPKKFVGEADSNLKNYPIQSDYKESVSVNSSDYKRSSSNNGGTATSAITCANLPLRFTTHQSSAAPTVLHRENHTPSSVTYTAVSHRNDNNNSAFAVARKALEQQQQQQNSVPKMAPINFPPLRAPQSIVNVRHPLLTDVRAKHGNETIGGAKSKLNMMSSLQSGGVKDLTDHTGRSQTTFHGYGTSPLAAGIPNVQNLSNAVTASISPYPRPDSFPQPTVASVLFSDTAAAQFPQSPPFNTTQIGQLNQYHQTYDPGSFTTTPVNVNPAVIPQFSAESSIPYPQYENPPQFVQPNHYPTADMTNSQYQYQAAAAAAAAAAAGVGQIQDSSMFIQSLQSPIAVTDQYAAPNYARAVRTELIPRLRRPPRFNK; encoded by the coding sequence ATGGGAAGTAAAAGTAGAACGTCCAAGCTGTCTGTCAGGACAGCAAACATTGCAGTGGGTAACAAAGATGCTACTTTGCACACCATCACAACGTCCGGAAACTCGATCACCACCGGCAAAATTAATTcgtcgatgaaaaaaaatgacggTAACAGTGAAAATCTGAAGTCTACGAGCGAATCGCACAGCGCGACGAAAAACGCATCGATCGTTAACGTAAAACAGTCTAGTTCTTCTACAACGTTTAGCAGCGTACGACCTGTCAATACCTGCGTCAACAGTACCGTACACGAGACCAATCCGGTGAAACATTTGAAGGATTACGTCGGTCCAAAGAAATTTGTGGGTGAAGCGGATTCAAACCTCAAGAATTATCCGATTCAGTCGGATTATAAGGAATCGGTGTCGGTGAATAGTTCGGATTACAAGAGGAGTAGCAGTAACAACGGCGGCACCGCTACGTCTGCGATAACCTGTGCCAATCTGCCATTAAGATTCACGACGCATCAGTCATCCGCGGCGCCGACTGTTTTGCACAGAGAGAATCACACGCCGTCCAGCGTCACGTACACCGCCGTGTCTCATAGGAACGACAACAATAACAGTGCATTCGCGGTTGCACGCAAGGCGCTcgagcagcaacagcagcagcaaaaCTCGGTACCAAAGATGGCGCCGATTAATTTCCCGCCTTTGCGCGCTCCGCAGAGTATCGTGAATGTACGGCATCCGTTGCTGACGGATGTGCGCGCCAAACACGGTAACGAGACGATCGGCGGTGCTAAGTCCAAGCTCAACATGATGAGCTCATTGCAGAGTGGTGGCGTGAAGGACCTGACCGATCACACCGGCCGTTCGCAGACCACGTTCCATGGATACGGCACTTCGCCGCTCGCTGCTGGTATACCGAATGTGCAGAATCTGAGCAACGCGGTGACGGCCAGCATCTCGCCGTATCCGCGGCCGGACTCTTTTCCGCAACCGACAGTCGCGAGCGTGCTGTTCTCCGACACCGCGGCGGCGCAGTTCCCGCAATCACCGCCGTTCAACACCACGCAGATCGGTCAGCTGAATCAGTATCATCAGACCTACGATCCCGGTAGCTTCACCACAACGCCGGTCAACGTAAATCCTGCAGTGATCCCGCAGTTCTCCGCAGAGAGTTCGATTCCCTATCCACAGTACGAGAATCCACCGCAGTTTGTGCAACCGAATCACTACCCGACCGCCGACATGACCAACAGTCAGTACCAATACcaagcggcggcggcggcagcggcagcAGCTGCGGCGGGTGTAGGTCAGATACAAGATTCGTCCATGTTTATACAGAGTCTTCAGAGTCCGATCGCAGTGACCGATCAGTACGCAGCGCCGAATTACGCCAGAGCTGTAAGGACAGAGCTGATCCCACGGTTGAGAAGACCGCCGCGATtcaacaagtaa